One genomic region from Oncorhynchus clarkii lewisi isolate Uvic-CL-2024 chromosome 21, UVic_Ocla_1.0, whole genome shotgun sequence encodes:
- the LOC139378854 gene encoding NACHT, LRR and PYD domains-containing protein 1 homolog isoform X1 → MATLKQQDTLMECLSCSHLKTAEIWIALEPLVSTENEISIYRLESIAGRYECTISGLRWVCESKVTLLYHFSSWDPHRAVLQSMGYRQAGPLLDIKIIEGKLKEVHLPHFACFGARVGDRYDPSIKQKVRVLHVEDRGVSIEQVDKVTRFHVKILHPSFSLRGVILQALGCSVHCDLQIYRARTAHLTLHAYLMPCDPALTQAVEKQEKCHGSTRILTPRPEKSQWLTSDFYLTTSCPSDVNPRRLELAHVDPPNFFEVFIRDADLDFSLNLSCKSRKQTIWNHEIRAAEYRGSILTSDQHFVDLHQTALIDRVSQVVPILDRLLKSGVITADGYSDVIAERNNQKKMRALFDGPLKGCGPECKDRFLEILTELEPYLINHLKLE, encoded by the exons ATGGCTACGTTAAAACAACAAG ATACTCTGATGGAATGCTTGAGTTGCAGCCATCTTAAG ACCGCAGAAATTTGGATTGCGCTTGAGCCGTTAGTGTCTACAGAAAATGAGATTTCAATCTACAG ACTTGAATCTATTGCAGGACGCTATGAGTGCACAATATCAGGGCTGCGCTGGGTATGTGAGAGCAAAGTCACACTTCTGTACCACTTCAGCTCTTGGGATCCTCACAGGGCAGTGCTACAAAGCATGGGGTACAGGCAAGCAGGCCCCCTACTGGACATCAAAATCATTGAAGGAAAACTGAAAGAAGTGCATCTGCCACATTTTGCCTGTTTTGGTGCAC GGGTTGGAGATCGTTATGATCCCTCTATAAAGCAGAAAGTGAGAGTTCTTCATGTAGAAGACCGTGGTGTGTCCATAGAACAAGTGGATAAGGTCACCCGCTTCCACGTCAAGATTCtccatccatctttctctctgaGAGGTGTTATCCTGCAGGCATTAGGGTGTTCCGTGCACTGTGACTTGCAGATCTACCGAGCCAGGACAGCACACCTCACGCTACATGCTTATCTGATGCCATGTGATCCTGCACTAACACAG GCAGTGGAGAAACAGGAGAAGTGTCATGGATCCACAAGGATCCTAACACCAAGACCAGAGAAGTCCCAATGGTTGACTAGTGATTTCTACCTCACAACATCCTGTCCTTCTGATGTTAACCCTCGT AGATTGGAGCTCGCACATGTTGACCCACCAAACTTCTTTGAGGTGTTTATAAGAGACGCAGATTTAGACTTCAGTCTGAACCTAAGCTGTAAAAGTCGTAAACAAACCATATGGAACCACGAAATACGAGCAG CTGAATACAGGGGTTCCATCTTGACCTCAGACCAGCACTTTGTGGACCTCCACCAGACAGCCCTGATTGACAGAGTGAGCCAAGTCGTTCCCATCTTGGACAGACTCCTGAAGAGTGGAGTCATCACTGCTGATGGCTACAGTGACGTGATAGCTGAAAGAAATAACCAGAAGAAGATGAGGGCGCTCTTTGATGGGCCCTTAAAAGGGTGTGGCCCCGAATGCAAAGATCGGTTCTTAGagatcctgacagagctggagccATACCTAATCAATCACCTGAAGCTGGAATGA
- the LOC139378854 gene encoding NACHT, LRR and PYD domains-containing protein 1 homolog isoform X2 — protein sequence MATLKQQDTLMECLSCSHLKTAEIWIALEPLVSTENEISIYRLESIAGRYECTISGLRWVCESKVTLLYHFSSWDPHRAVLQSMGYRQAGPLLDIKIIEGKLKEVHLPHFACFGVGDRYDPSIKQKVRVLHVEDRGVSIEQVDKVTRFHVKILHPSFSLRGVILQALGCSVHCDLQIYRARTAHLTLHAYLMPCDPALTQAVEKQEKCHGSTRILTPRPEKSQWLTSDFYLTTSCPSDVNPRRLELAHVDPPNFFEVFIRDADLDFSLNLSCKSRKQTIWNHEIRAAEYRGSILTSDQHFVDLHQTALIDRVSQVVPILDRLLKSGVITADGYSDVIAERNNQKKMRALFDGPLKGCGPECKDRFLEILTELEPYLINHLKLE from the exons ATGGCTACGTTAAAACAACAAG ATACTCTGATGGAATGCTTGAGTTGCAGCCATCTTAAG ACCGCAGAAATTTGGATTGCGCTTGAGCCGTTAGTGTCTACAGAAAATGAGATTTCAATCTACAG ACTTGAATCTATTGCAGGACGCTATGAGTGCACAATATCAGGGCTGCGCTGGGTATGTGAGAGCAAAGTCACACTTCTGTACCACTTCAGCTCTTGGGATCCTCACAGGGCAGTGCTACAAAGCATGGGGTACAGGCAAGCAGGCCCCCTACTGGACATCAAAATCATTGAAGGAAAACTGAAAGAAGTGCATCTGCCACATTTTGCCTGTTTTG GGGTTGGAGATCGTTATGATCCCTCTATAAAGCAGAAAGTGAGAGTTCTTCATGTAGAAGACCGTGGTGTGTCCATAGAACAAGTGGATAAGGTCACCCGCTTCCACGTCAAGATTCtccatccatctttctctctgaGAGGTGTTATCCTGCAGGCATTAGGGTGTTCCGTGCACTGTGACTTGCAGATCTACCGAGCCAGGACAGCACACCTCACGCTACATGCTTATCTGATGCCATGTGATCCTGCACTAACACAG GCAGTGGAGAAACAGGAGAAGTGTCATGGATCCACAAGGATCCTAACACCAAGACCAGAGAAGTCCCAATGGTTGACTAGTGATTTCTACCTCACAACATCCTGTCCTTCTGATGTTAACCCTCGT AGATTGGAGCTCGCACATGTTGACCCACCAAACTTCTTTGAGGTGTTTATAAGAGACGCAGATTTAGACTTCAGTCTGAACCTAAGCTGTAAAAGTCGTAAACAAACCATATGGAACCACGAAATACGAGCAG CTGAATACAGGGGTTCCATCTTGACCTCAGACCAGCACTTTGTGGACCTCCACCAGACAGCCCTGATTGACAGAGTGAGCCAAGTCGTTCCCATCTTGGACAGACTCCTGAAGAGTGGAGTCATCACTGCTGATGGCTACAGTGACGTGATAGCTGAAAGAAATAACCAGAAGAAGATGAGGGCGCTCTTTGATGGGCCCTTAAAAGGGTGTGGCCCCGAATGCAAAGATCGGTTCTTAGagatcctgacagagctggagccATACCTAATCAATCACCTGAAGCTGGAATGA